The DNA sequence AGCGCCCACAGCGCCAACCCCCGCCGCCTCAGTGGGGGTGGCGATTCCATAGAGAATAGAGCCGAGCACCAGCACAATCAAAGCAACAGGTGGCAGTAAGCTCTTCAGCAGTTGTCCACCGGTAATGCCATTTTCGCTGTCTGCAAGCTGCGGGGCTTTATTTGGCCTCACTTTGGCAATAAACAGCAGGTAGACGATATAAAGGACTACCAGAGCCATACCGGGAATGATGGCACCAATAAACAGATCGCCAATGGATACTGTATCCGGGGTAAAGATGCCCATGCTGAGCTGGGCTTGCTGGTAGGCGCTGGTGAGGATATCACCCAGCAATACCAGGGCGATGGAGGGCGGAATAATTTGTCCTAAGGTGCCCGTTGCACAGATGGTGCCGGCGGCAAGCGCCGGGCAGTAACCACGCTTTATCATGGTGGGTAGTGACATCAGTCCCATGGTGACCACAGTGGCGCCGACAATACCGGTGCTGGCCGCCAACAGCATGCCGACTACAATAACGGCAATGCCCAGGCCGCCCGGCAGCTTGCCAAACAGTCGAGACATACTATCCAACAGGTCTTCAGCCAGCTTGGCCTTCTCCAGCATCACGCCCATCAGGATAAACAGCGGCACGGCGATTAGGGTCTGGTTGGAGATGGTGCCAAACAGTCGGTTGGGCAGTGCTTCCAGAAACGCCATATCAAAGTGGCCAAAGGCAGCACCTACGCCGGCAAAAATCAGTGCAGTGCCACCCAGTGTCAACGCCACTGGATAGCCCAGCATCAACAGCC is a window from the Porticoccaceae bacterium LTM1 genome containing:
- a CDS encoding TRAP transporter large permease subunit → MVELTFAEYIPLLMFVAVCGLLMLGYPVALTLGGTALIFAGVGAAFGHFDMAFLEALPNRLFGTISNQTLIAVPLFILMGVMLEKAKLAEDLLDSMSRLFGKLPGGLGIAVIVVGMLLAASTGIVGATVVTMGLMSLPTMIKRGYCPALAAGTICATGTLGQIIPPSIALVLLGDILTSAYQQAQLSMGIFTPDTVSIGDLFIGAIIPGMALVVLYIVYLLFIAKVRPNKAPQLADSENGITGGQLLKSLLPPVALIVLVLGSILYGIATPTEAAGVGAVGATVLALLRRQLNLTRLREVMRNTTDTTAMVFLILIGAAIFSLVFRGFGGEEMVAEIFENLPGGVFAATLLVMVIIFLLGFILDFIEITFVVVPIVAPVLLAMGLDPVWLGIMIAINLQTSFLTPPFGFALFYLRGVAPATVKTGDIYKGVIPFVIVQLLLLGMLALWPEMATWLPDQLLGH